The Canis lupus familiaris isolate Mischka breed German Shepherd chromosome 27, alternate assembly UU_Cfam_GSD_1.0, whole genome shotgun sequence genome window below encodes:
- the C27H12orf54 gene encoding uncharacterized protein C12orf54 homolog isoform X2: MAQHIFQDQEQRTSGQNRKSTDDTMRPKVRMAFRDIQKELQEDARIRGMSNFSMTPRSSTARTGSVGPPNSGMTLNLRSTGELPSRVHPHNLRR, encoded by the exons ATGGCACAGCATATCTTCCAAGATCAAGAGCAAAGGACATCTGGGCAGAATAG aaaatccACTGATGACACAATGAGACCAAAG GTACGAATGGCTTTTAGGGATATACAAAAGGAG cTGCAGGAAGATGCTCGGATTCGAG GGATGAGCAACTTCTCCATGACACCCAGGTCATCTACAGCTAGGACTGG AAGTGTCGGGCCTCCAAATTCTGGGATGACCctaaatttgagaagcactggagAGCTGCCATCAAGGGTCCACCCCCACAACCTAAGAAGATAG
- the C27H12orf54 gene encoding uncharacterized protein C12orf54 homolog isoform X1, with protein sequence MAQHIFQDQEQRTSGQNRKSTDDTMRPKEIQLTITEALWDQVRMAFRDIQKELQEDARIRGMSNFSMTPRSSTARTGSVGPPNSGMTLNLRSTGELPSRVHPHNLRR encoded by the exons ATGGCACAGCATATCTTCCAAGATCAAGAGCAAAGGACATCTGGGCAGAATAG aaaatccACTGATGACACAATGAGACCAAAG GAAATACAGCTAACAATCACTGAAGCTCTTTGGGACCAA GTACGAATGGCTTTTAGGGATATACAAAAGGAG cTGCAGGAAGATGCTCGGATTCGAG GGATGAGCAACTTCTCCATGACACCCAGGTCATCTACAGCTAGGACTGG AAGTGTCGGGCCTCCAAATTCTGGGATGACCctaaatttgagaagcactggagAGCTGCCATCAAGGGTCCACCCCCACAACCTAAGAAGATAG